From Bos taurus isolate L1 Dominette 01449 registration number 42190680 breed Hereford chromosome 29, ARS-UCD2.0, whole genome shotgun sequence, a single genomic window includes:
- the MGC157408 gene encoding pregnancy-associated glycoprotein precursor (The RefSeq protein has 1 substitution compared to this genomic sequence) produces MKWLVVLGLVAFSECIVKIPLRRVKTMRKTLSGKNMLNNFLKEHAYRLSQISFRGSNLTSHPLRNIKDLVYLANITIGTPPQEFQVFLDTGSSDLWVPSDFCTSPACSKHVRFRHLQSSTFRLTNKTFSITYGSGRMKGVVAHDTVRIGDLVSTDQPFGLSVEEYGFDHIPFDGVLGLNYPKISSSGAIPIFDKLKNQGAISEPVFAFYLSKDEQEGSVVVFGGVDHRYYKGKLNWVPLIPSGNWIIHMHSISIERKVIACSGRCMAFVDTGTAFIEGPKPLVDNMQKLIGAKPSGSKHYVSCSAVNTLPSIIFTINGINYPVPGRAYILKDYRGRCYTTFQESPLSPSIEFWILGDVFVRLYFTVFDRGNDRIGLARAV; encoded by the exons ATGAAGTGGCTTGTGGTCCTCGGGCTGGTGGCCTTCTCAGAGTGTATAGTCAA AATACCTCTAAGGAGAGtgaagaccatgagaaaaacccTCAGTGGAAAAAACATGCTGAACAATTTCCTGAAGGAGCATGCTTACAGACTGTCCCAGATTTCTTTTCGTGGCTCAAATCTAACTAGTCACCCGCTGAGAAACATCAAGGAT TTGGTCTACCTGGCTAATATCACCATTGGAACACCCCCTCAGGAGTTCCAGGTTTTCCTTGACACAGGCTCATCTGACTTGTGGGTGCCCTCTGACTTTTGCACCAGCCCAGCCTGTT CTAAACACGTTAGATTCAGACATCTTCAGTCTTCCACCTTCCGGCTTACCAATAAGACCTTCAGCATTACCTATGGATCTGGGAGAATGAAAGGAGTTGTTGCTCATGACACAGTTCGG ATTGGGGACCTTGTAAGCACTGACCAGCCGTTCGGTCTAAGCGTGGAGGAATATGGGTTTGATCATATACCTTTTGATGGCGTCTTGGGCTTAAACTACCCCAAAATATCCTCTTCTGGGGCAATCCCCATCTTTGACAAGCTGAAGAATCAAGGTGCcatttctgagcctgtttttgCCTTCTACTTGAGCAA AGATGAGCAGGAGGGCAGTGTGGTGATGTTTGGTGGGGTGGACCACCGCTATTACAAGGGAAAGCTCAACTGGGTACCATTGATCCCATCAGGCAACTGGATTATACACATGCACAG catctccattgaaagaaaagttattgcTTGTTCTGGACGCTGCATGGCCTTTGTTGACACCGGGACAGCATTCATCGAAGGCCCAAAACCACTGGTCGATAACATGCAGAAGCTCATCGGGGCCAAGCCATCAGGTTCCAAG CACTATGTTTCATGTTCTGCGGTCAATACACTGCCCTCTATTATCTTCACCATCAACGGTATCAACTACCCAGTGCCAGGTCGAGCCTACATCCTCAAG GATTATAGAGGCCGCTGCTATACCACCTTTCAAGAGAGCCCATTGAGTCCATCTATAGAGTTCTGGATCCTGGGTGACGTCTTCGTGAGGTTGTATTTCACAGTCTTTGATCGAGGAAATGACAGGATTGGCCTGGCAAGGGCAGTATAA